In the Spirochaetia bacterium 38H-sp genome, GGCACAGGCACAAGAGTACCCACAGCGGATGCACATATAACCAAGGGCAAAACAGCAGTCATCTGTGATGCTGGCAGAACAGGCAGCCAACAGAGTGTACAGGGCTTTGAACCAGAAGCAGAAATATACAAGCTTGTAAACGCACTGCCCGCAAGAAACCACACAACATGGGAAAAACCGGCACTAAGAGGCATACTAGTAGAAACAGACGCGGAAGGAAGAGCAATAAATATTGAGACAATATACAGAGAATGCACCCCTCCAACGGAGAATGAGCATTGAGATATATCTGCTATTTCTTGGCCTTTGAAGCTAGCTTATTTATTACAACAGGAATATCCTCGAGAGGAAGCTCCATATGTAGGACACCCAGCTCACTGGCAGCTCTTGGCATACCATAGACCACACAAGATTCCTCGTCCTGACCTATAGTTATACCGCCCTGTCTATAGACCTCACCTATCATCCTAGCTCCGTCCCGCCCCATACCTGTCATAATCACAGAAATACTTCTGTTCTGGTATATTCTTGCAACAGACTCAAAAAGTACATCTGCAGAAGGCCTGTGACCATTTACAGGAGGGTCTTTGGAAAGTCCTACAAAAACCTCAGAGCCCCTCTGCTCTGCAAACAGATGATAATCTCCTGGAGCTACATACACATGTCCCGGTTCTAGCTTATCTCCGTTAACAGCCTCCGTAACTGTTACTGCACAATGGCGGTCAAGACTCTCTGCAAACTCCTTAGTAAAACCAGGAGGCATATGCTGCACAAGAAGCACAGGCAAAGAGAAGTCCTCATCCAATTTGCTAAGCAAAAACCGCACCGCACTTGGCCCTCCTGTAGAAACACCTATGGCAAGCACCTCCGGGATATCCGGCTTTCTTAGCGGAGTTATGGACTCCTTTTTTTGCTTAATCTTCGGACTTATGGAGATAAACCCCAGCTCCTGCCCGGAAACAACACGGCTTACAGGAGGAGCCGTTTCTGCCATCCGTCTTGGTGGGGCAGTCATTTTGTTAAAAGCAGCATCACCTCTTTGCCTTCTGTACTTCCTGCCATACCCTCTTACCATCTCCTGCAAAGTCTCCGCAACTACATGAATATCCGGGGATATGGGACCAGAAGGCTTGGTAATAAAATCACTTGCACCCAGTGCAAGCGCATCCATCGTTATCTTAGCCCCCTTCTCAGCCCGGGAAGAAAGAATTACAACAGGAATATCAATACCGGCTTCTTTTCTCCTGCGGAGAAACTCAAGACCATCGACCTTAGGCATCTCAAGATCAAGAACAATAACATCGGGCTTAAGCTTGGGAATTTTGTCCATCGCAAAACCACCATGCATGGCGGTACCTACGACAATAATATCATTCGTTTCATCAAGGATTTTACTTATAAGACTCCGCATAAGAGCGGAATCATCTACAATCAAGACCTTAATCCTACCCTCAGCCATCACTAAACCCTTTTCCTATATACAGAACCCCAATCAGTTTTTACAAACTCAAAACCAGTATTCATACCAAAAAGCGACTCGGAATGTCCTATAAAAAGATAAGAATACGACCCCATAGAATCCCACAATCTGTTGATTGTAGCTTTTTGTGCAGCTTCATCAAAATAGATAAGAACATTCCTACAAAAAACTATATCCATATTTCTAAGGCCACTGTCATTCTTAAGATTATGATAATCAAACTGTATCTTCTCTCTTATAAATCCTTTTATATGATAACCCTTCTCAACCTTCTCAAAATACTTCTCAAGATATTTATCTGGAATACCAGCAACCTTTGCATCGTTGTAAAAACCTTCTCTTGCAACAAGAAGAACTGTTAAACTTATATCGGAGCCAATTATCTTAAAATCAAATTCCGAAGGAAGAAGCTCCGACAACAACATAGCTATGGTATACGGCTCTTCTCCTGTAGAACAGCCTGCACTCCATATGTTGATATGACGCTCACCTCTTTTTTTCTTATATTCTATTATATCTGGTACAACATGATTGATAAAAATATCCCAATGCGCATTGTTTCTAAAAAATCTAGTAAGATTTGTAGTTACAGAATCGAGAAAATCTCTGGTCTCATCCTTGCTGGAAACAACTTTATTGTAATACTCCTCCGGAGTAGAAAGGCCTGTTACCCTGAGACGATCTTTTATTCTGCTTTCAAGCACAGCTCTGTTATTGCTATTAAAAGTTATTCCGCTCTCATTATATATAAAGTCAGAATATTTTTTAAAAAGCTCATCGGATAAAAAAGACATAACAACTCCGTAAATAAAGTTTAGGTTTTAGTTTCGTCCGTTGTCAAGAAAGCATTGACAATAAAAACTAGTGTATGAAATAGTATAAAAAGTTTAATATAAGAAAAGGGAAAAAAGATGGGAAAGTATATATTTGTCACAGGCGGAGTATGTTCCAGCTTAGGTAAAGGCATAGCAGCATCTTCTATAGGAAGCCTTCTAGAACTTAGGGGGCTGACAGTAAGAATGATTAAGATAGATCCGTATCTCAATGTGGACGCAGGAACCATGAGCCCTTTTCAACATGGCGAAGTTTATGTTACGGATGACGGTGCAGAAACGGATCTAGATCTTGGCAATTATGCAAGATTCACACATTCCCCTTTATCCAGAGATAACTCCATAACCACAGGTCAGATATATCAGGAAACAATACGGATGGAGCGTGAAGGACGATTTCTGGGAAGAACAGTACAGGTTATTCCTCACATAACGGATAGAATAAAGCACAGGATAAAGAGTATAGGCGATTCTAGCGATACGGATATAACCATCGTAGAAGTCGGAGGAACTGTAGGTGACATCGAGTCTTTTCCATTTCTAGAAGCAGAAAGACAGATGATTCATGAGAAGGGGCATAATAAAGTCCTGTCCATACATCTTACGCTTGTACCAATGGTATCGGGAGGAGAGCTCAAAACAAAACCAACACAACACTCTGTAAAAGAGATGCAGGGCATAGGTATACAACCTGATATATTGTTATGCAGAGCCCCCCATATCTTGGATGACGATATGAGAAAAAAAATAGCCCTCTTTACCAACGTAGAACCAGGAGCAGTCATATCTGCATATGATGTAGAACATACTATCTATCAAATCCCAATAATATTTAAAGAACAAAGACTTGACGATATAATTCTGGAAAAACTTGGAATAGAAGCAAAACAACCGGACCTTTCTCAATGGGAAAGAGTAGTACAAGTTTTTAGCTCATCGGAAGAAAAGGTTACAATAGGGTTTGTAGGTAAATATATAGACCTGGGAGATGCGTATAAGTCCGTAGACGAAGCATTATACCACGGAGGGATAGCAAACAACTGCAAAGTGGAGCTCAAAAAAATCGATGCAGAATTATTGGAAAAATCGGATAACCTTGAAGCATACTTTAAGAATGTAGATGCTATAATTGTTCCTGGTGGATTTGGGCAGAGAGGCATAGAAGGTATGATAAGAACAGCAGAGTGGGCAAGAAAAAACAATATTCCATATCTTGGAATATGCCTAGGTATGCAGATAATGGTGATAGAATACGCAAGAAACGTACTTGGATTAAAAGAAGCGGACAGCACGGAGTTTTCTCCTTCCACACCTCATCCAGTAGTAAGCCTTCTAGAAGAACAGATAGATATAACAATGATGGGTGGAACAATGCGCCTTGGGAAATACACCGCAGAACTTGCCGAAAATAGCAAACTCAGAGAGATATATAAGAGTAATATAATAGAAGAAAGACACAGACATAGATATGAGTTTTCCAACAAATACAGAGAGCAGCTTTCCGCTGCAGGCATGAAAATAGCAGGCATATGCCCGGACAACAACCTCGTAGAAGCAGTAGAATGGGAGGGGCACCCGTGGGGAATAGGTGTACAATTCCATCCGGAGTTCAAATCCAGACCAATGGAACCTCATCCTCTTTTTGCAGGATTTATAGGTGCTGCTTTGGAAAACAAAAGAAACAAAAAAAGCATGGAACTATTTTGATGAACAAATATCTTTTTCCCGTACTGATAACTCTAATAACTGCATCTTGCAGCTTTGATTATTCGGAAGCACAATGGGAAAAAGAAGGAGAAGAGTACCCAGGTCTTGTTATAAACAACTTCAGACACACTGTGGTAAGAAACAGCAATATCCTAGCAAAAATACAGGCAGAAGAAGCAAAAGAATACAGAGAAAGCAACATTCTTGTTCTGAGTCAGGTGTATTTTGCAGAATTAGACGATAAAGGCAAAATAACAAGAGAAGCTACTGCAGATCAAGGCAAGTACAACAAGGCAACAGAGGACATAGAAATTACAGGGAAGGTAATACTAAAAGATTTTTCTGAAAACTTTACTTTAGAAGGACATAATTTATCATATTCTAAAAATAACCATACCATAAAAGCACCAGAAGAAACCGAAATATCCATAAAAAAAGAAAATTACTACATAACAGGAAAAGGCTTCTCCGCTGATACAAAAGAAATGAAAATTAATTTTGACAAAAAGCCGGAAGGCCATTATGAAGAGAACTAGTTTAATTACTGTTTTTATTCTTACAACAAGCACTCTCATCTTTGCAGAAGATTTCTTTTTCTCTGCTGACAACCTGGAAGCAACCCTTGCAAAAGGTAAAGAAAAAACAATACTCTCGGGAAACGCCATAGTAAACGCCGGAAGCAAAAAAATGACAGCTGACAAGATAGAACTGTCTGGTACTGATTTTAGATACGTCAGGTGTATAGGAAATGTAAGATTTTCTGACTCAGAAGATGGAATTTTAATACAGGCCCAACAGCTTTTCTTTGACAGAGACAAAGAACTGTCCCACATAGAAGGCAACATCATACTTGAGGACAAAAAAAACAATACAGTAATAAAAGCAGAGATAATAGACTACGATCAGAAAAACAAGCAGGCTTTTATACAGATAAACGTAAGACTTTTTAAAGAAGATATAACAGGCAGAAGCGAGTTTGCAAAGTACAACAGAGATAAAAAAATCCTTACACTATCCGGTTCCCCCATATTGTACAAAGGAGAAGACAAATATAGCGCAGAAAGAGTAATCGTGGATCTCGAGACAAAAGACGTTACAATGGAAGGGAAAATAGAGGGACAAATAATCCAGAAAAAGAAATCAGAGAACACTTCTCAGGGAGAAAACTAGTGAATACACATACTCTGGGAGCAGAAAATCTGATAAAACGATTTGGCAAAAAAACTGTTGTAAACGGTGCATCAATAGAGATGAAGACCGGAGAAATAGTAGGCCTCCTTGGTCCAAACGGTGCAGGAAAAACTACTATATTTTATATGATAGTGGGCTTTCTAAAACCCGATAGGGGCAGAGTGTTTTTTGACCACCATGACATTTCAAAACTTCCCATGTACAAGAGAGCAAGACTGGGCATCTCTTATCTGCCACAGGAAGCTTCTGTGTTCCGTAGACTCACAGTAGAAGAAAACATCAAGGCAATTCTTGAAGCACGAGGCGACCTAGACAAAAAAGAAATAGAAGAAAAGCTTACATCATTGCTTGATGAGATGGGCATAACACACATAAAAAAACAAAAAGCCTATACGCTCTCCGGAGGAGAAAGAAGAAGAACAGAGATAGCAAGAGCACTTGCAATCGAACCCAATTTTCTATTGCTTGATGAACCTTTTGTAGGAATTGACCCAATAGCAGTGTACGAAATAAAAGAAATAATAAAACAGCTTTCAAGAAAAAATATAGGTATACTAATAACAGACCATAACGCAAGAGACACACTGGAAATAACATCAAGATCATACATAATAGATAAAGGCACAATTTTGGTAGAAGGTGACAGTAAATATATCTCAGAACATTCTCATGTACGAGAGATATACCTGGGAAAAAACTTTGAACTCTAATCAGGTTTCTTTAAAATACATAGCCAGATGAATCTGGGAAGATATAGATTTACCTGGTCCAAGTGCTATCAATCCTAATTCCGGATGATTGAAAGTATTGGCAGGGGCTGTCACAGGCTCTAGAGCAACAGAAGTCCTGTCTGGAGGGACAAACAATTGAAACCCTTTGAGCAGCTCACCATTAAACTCAATTCTCAACATACAGAAAGGCGTTTCTAGAGAAGCCCATCCGGAAGGACAGGCCAAGAACATATCATAGTCATACTCACCCAAATTTCTACCTTTTCTAAAATCATATCTGGTGTTTTCAACACTTCTTAAGACACCTGTAGCACAAAATCTTGCATCTGTTTCTGCATACTTAGACGCAGGTATTGTCAAAATAACATCGTCTATTTTCTTTGTTCCCGGCAAAGAAAAATAAGGATGCCAGCCAAATGTAAGAGGAGCAGAGGTTTTACCGGTATTCTTTATGTCAACTTGGATATCCACCCTGTCAGGACTTACTTGATAAGTAATCACAAGCTTTAATAAAAACGGATATCCGGGGTGAGTACCATCGGTTTGGTAAAAGAGCCTTATCCACTGAGCACTTGGACTTTTGCTGGAAGATATCCTCTCCATACTTTGTCTATATAAAAAACCATGTATAGCATCCCTTTCTTCATTTATCTCCAGCTGATATTGAACATCGTCCCATGTATATTTGCCATCGGGAATTCTATCGTTAAAAGGGAAAAGGAAGCGCCCCCTAAACCATGGATTTGCAACAAGTTCTTCGTCACTGTCATCATGCAAAACCGGGAAAGGCCGCCCTTCTCTAATAAATTCAATCTGCCTAATCATTCCTCCAAGCTCCGGCACCAGAACAAGTCTGGGCAACCAGTCTCCTCCCAACTCCACAAAAGAAGGCAGCCTTTCTATTCTCCCGGAATTGCTCATTACTAACCCTGTCTATTCAAAAAGTGCTTTGTATACCTGAGGATCATATAGCTTAAAGTCAAACTCCCTCACATACTCATAAGGGCCCCTGTCCTCAAGTATTCTTACAAGAGGAGCAATAATCTCCTCCTGAGAAGAAAAAGCCTTTATGGACTTGAGCTTTTTATTAAACATCTCAGTCCTTGCACATATCTCTATAGTGGGCGGAGAAACAAAATCACAGTAGGCAGCAAGCTCATAGACGGCCGGAAAAAAATCCCTACCCTTTCCAAGCTCTGGCCATATCTGGTTGTTGGCATGAAAAAGAGAAATAATCGCTTCCTCATGTGCGACCTTGTGATCAGGATGATAATCGCTATCAGCCATTATAAACACTCTTGTTGGTTTTAACTTTCTAAACCAATATGTAAAAGAATTCTGGAGTCCCACATACCCTGCAATAGCTGCAGCCTCATCCTTCTGTGCTGCACGTCTGCCTTGATACAGGCGAAGCCCTCCATCTGGAAAACCCAGCCATTTTACTTCATCTACTCCCAGGAGAGCAAATGCAGCATTTGTCTCTTTTCTCCTTATCTCTTTTATGTTATCTCTCTGCTCCTCTGTACAATATCCCATGGAGCCATCAGTTACGATGAGAACGTCAACAGATACTTTATTCATAAGAGCCCATTGAATAAGAAGAGCACCACCTATTATAACATCATCATCATGAGGAGAAATAAAGAGCCACTTCTCATCTCTGCCCTGCCAATCTTTAAAGTGTTTATCGGGTACAGATTCTCTTATAACCTCACCCGTCTTAGGATTTCTGCTTTTTAACATATCAACTCCTATCAACCTGTAAACTCGTTTCCTATCTTCCTTGCCCTCTGCGGCTTATCAAGATTTATATCCAATCTCACTCCTGCTTCCACAAGCAGGTTCCAACCTGCTACAAGAAGGAGGTAAGGATTGAGCTCTCCAGCATCGGGGATAACAAAAGTAGGGAACATAGTTTCTCTGGAAGCTATAGCTACAACATTTATTCCCACACCATCTGCAAGAGCTTTCTTTACCTTTTCTTCCAATTCCACAAATGGTTCTATAAGAATGAGGGTTTCCTCTGGATTCATAACCTCTTCTATGCCGTGCACTGCATAAGTACCCTCAAGAAAATCCGATTTTTTCCTTGTAATCTCATTGGTCTTTAGCGTAAGCTCTTCGGCAACCCCGTCGTTTCTTCCGGCAAAATACAACATGGGAGCATCAGCAACCATTCTTACAAAATCTTCGTCAAGCTCTGTCCACAGAACCTTATCTATAAGCTCAGAAAGCTCATCACCCTTTGTAAAAGGCTTATTATTCTTAGCAGAAAAAAGAACATCATAGAACAAAGCCTGTTCTACCACAGACTTTGTAGCAGCAACAGCTTCTTCATTGCCGCAGCCAAGAATGTACTTGCTATCACACATATCCGCAATAGGAGTATTATCATGGGCTACAACAGCACAGGTAGAAGCTTTGATGTTGTTTTCCTGCATATATTTAAGCAATCCTACCCCCTCTGCAGTCTTCCCGGAATTGGATGCAACAAACACGCTCGTATTATCAAGCATGTACTCTTTGCTCTGGGTAGCTCCATCTGTTATAAAAACTTGGCCAAAGCCGCTTCTAAGCGCCTTTGCACGCAACTGTTTTGCAGGAAAAATTCTAGAAGACCCCTCTCCTGTGAGCAGAACCCTGTTATAATCAAGAGGATAGCCGGTAACCCTGTCATAAGGAAAATTCTTTACAACAAAAGCAGTCTCAGCCATTTCCTTTACAAGAGAAAACTGCGTATATCTCTTATCATCTCTTTTCATAAAAACCTCCATGTGCTTAGAAAAGCACTGCATAATCCTCAAGCTCACCCACAAGCGGGGCAAGATAATCAATAAAGGCATCTGTAACATAGCTGCCACTCTCGGCAATAAACTCATCCGGCATGGGCTTGGTCTTTCTTGCAACCTCTGAGAGAGCAATCTCACCATGTCCCCACTTGTATGGAACAGAAGAAAGTCTCTCTATTGTAACCATAACCCCACTCTTGCCTGCCATAGCATAGTTCACTGCAGTTTGTCCGCAGGAATACGCCTCTTCTCTATCTATCAAAGACACCCTGTCGGATGCACACATAGGAAGAGACTCTGTGATCTGAAATTCTCCTCTCACGCCAAGCGACTCACGTATAAGCTTATGCAAAGAAAGAGCAGCAGAAGCACCGCCCATAGCACCAAACTCCGGATTTTTAAAAGAATCGGTTACCTGTGTTGCAGATACAGGAGTACCGTCATCCCATAAAGCTCCCTCGCCTATAACAATAGAACACCATCCATATCGCGCTATAACATCCTCAACCTCTGTAATAACCTTATCCCTTACAAGAGGCCTCTCCGGAATATATATAAGATGCGGAGCATCCTGTTCTCTCTTTTTTGCAAGTGCAGCAGAAGCAGCAAGCCAGCCAGCATCACGTCCCACGGTCTGATGAACAACAAACTTATCCACACGCTGCATATCTGCAGCAAGCCTTCCTCCCTGCAAAACAGAGAGAGCAACATAACGAGCAGCGGACGGAAACCCAGGTGTATGGTCGGTACCAAAAAGATCGTTATCCACAGTCTTGGACACACCAACTCCGCGCAGCTCATATCCCACAGAACGACAATACTGCTCAACACGATTTATAGTATCCATAGTATCATTTCCGCCTATGAGAAAGAAATATCGGATATTATGCTTCTCTAAGAGCTCCTTGATAGTAGGCAAATCATCATCCGTAAGCTTCTTACGCGTAGAACCCAGCGCAGAACCCGGAGTATGCTTAAGCTTTTTAAGATGCCCCCTGTCAAAAGTACCAAAATCCACAAGCTCACCGGCCATAAATCCCTCTATACCATACTTCATGCCATAAACATGCCCGATATCAGACTGAGAAAGAGCAGCCTCGACAACACCCAAAAGACTAGCGTTTATCACAGCGGTAGGCCCGCCCGACTGCCCTACAAGAGCATTACCTTTCATCTTCTCCTCCATGGTTTTAAAAATAAACTAATTATTCTATTTATTACAATGAATAATATCTTATACTTAACTTATAATATTACTATCGCAATTTGTCAAGAAAAATCTTAGGCAATTCTAAAAATACCTTAAACCGAACGCGGCAGGCGGAAAGCCTGCCGCTTTTTTCTAACTTCATTATAAAAAAAGGCCGCCTGTGAGGCGGCCGTTCGGTATAAAATAAAAACTTATGCTGTGAGAATATTTACAACAATTATAAAACTAGTCAGCACTATGATAAAGCCCGCAAGTATCAGCCATGCAAGCTTGGAACCCCAATTGAGCGTAAACCCTACACCAAAGCGTTTCTCAACAAACACAGAAGGGTCATCCGGATTGTAGTAAAACACGCCGGCCTTCCAGTACTTGTCCTCATCCGGCATTTGAGCTGCTTTTTTTATGCCTGACTGTTTTGATGTAATCCTGCTCCCGAGTTGCCCTGTATTTATGGACAAAATTATAGCCCAAAGGACAATCCCAATCGTCCATGTAAAAATAATTACAAACTGTACAGAAGGTCCAAGAGAAAAAGCAGCGGACAGAGGGAACATCATAAAAAGAAGGCATAGCGCCAATCCGCCGAATACGGTAAAAATGCTCCATCGTTTTCTAAAAACAGATTGCTGTTGAGCACTGAGTTTGGGGTTAGAAGGATCAAGCCTTACCCTTGTAAATCGCATGCTAAGATAGACAAATCCCATGATAAGACAGATAAACCCCTGCATAAGAACAGGCCATAGCAAAAAGCCTATACCCTTTTCTATAAAGATGACAGGATTCCCCTGTATATCATAGCGCAAAGGAACGCTATCCGGTATTCTATCCCAAAACACAGAAGGGATTATGAGAGTAAGAGCAATTACTGGAAGATACAGAAGAAAATACCATGGCGATACCAGATTCTTTTTTATTTCTGGCATGGTCATTGCAACCTGCGGCAAAACCTGTGCCCAATTTCTCTGCTCTTTTGTTTTTTTAAGCTTGCTGTGGTTTATATAATAAGCTATGGCTGCAAATACAAGTGTAAGCGTAAAACTCAGGATATATGTATTAAAAAGCAAGGCATCTTCCGCCTTCATTATTGCAGAGACAAGGATAGGAAAAATCGCCACGCCGGATACCAACATAATAAAAAAATAATTTTTATTAAGCCTCTTTACAATACGCTTTACCTCCTCCGTATCCGGAAGGTTTATGCCAAAGGCTTCCGAAGAAGGAAGCAGAAAGGGGGTAATGGCAAGAACAGCCCATAGAATCAACCACTGAACAATAAGAAATATTGATAAAATAGTCATACACATTCCTCCGGTTTTATTTTATATCTTTTTTAGACCACTGCTCATCCAGTCGCTTTATAAGCTCTGCTTTTTCCACACCACGTGCAATGCAAATTGCAGCCATGCGTTCAAGCTCGTAATCCAATTTTTTGTAGAAAGCCAGATCAGGAGCAGGTATACCCGATGCATTAACAAAGACACCGCTGGGAGTCATAACAAGAAAGCCATCATCAGCCAAAAGCTTATAAGCCTTGTTTACTGTATGCAAATTTATACCAAGGTCGCCTGACAACTCTCGTATGGACGGAAGTTTATCACCTGGTCTGAGCTTTTTCTCTGCAATAAAAGAGATAATCTGATCTGCAAGTTGCCTATATATAGGAATATCAGACGAAAAATCAACTGACCACAACATATCATACCCTTATATCTGTTATATAACAAATATAACAGATATCGCAAATTTAGTCAACCCTGGCAATTCTTATAAGAGCAGAAGGCTGCCACTCATCGTATAATTCCAAACAAATACTGTAAAAAAACCGCAACCTGTCATAAGACATCGTTGCGGGGGGTATGTTATACGAGAATATCTATATTTATTACAAAAATTTAAGCCTCAGCCTTACTCTGGGCCTCAAGCAGTTTTTTGTGGACATACTGATTAATCTCACGTTCTTCCAAAACCCCCAGGGCTCTTCCTTCTTTATCCAGAATAGGTATCGCATCAAGGTTTGCCTGTCTTAGCTTTCTTGCAGCATCTGCAAGGCTGAGCTCGGGCTCTATGTGCTGAGATAGCGGAGTAAGAATGTCCTCTGCAAGTATAAAGTTTTGAAGCTCCGGCTCTGCA is a window encoding:
- a CDS encoding DUF5808 domain-containing protein; this encodes MTILSIFLIVQWLILWAVLAITPFLLPSSEAFGINLPDTEEVKRIVKRLNKNYFFIMLVSGVAIFPILVSAIMKAEDALLFNTYILSFTLTLVFAAIAYYINHSKLKKTKEQRNWAQVLPQVAMTMPEIKKNLVSPWYFLLYLPVIALTLIIPSVFWDRIPDSVPLRYDIQGNPVIFIEKGIGFLLWPVLMQGFICLIMGFVYLSMRFTRVRLDPSNPKLSAQQQSVFRKRWSIFTVFGGLALCLLFMMFPLSAAFSLGPSVQFVIIFTWTIGIVLWAIILSINTGQLGSRITSKQSGIKKAAQMPDEDKYWKAGVFYYNPDDPSVFVEKRFGVGFTLNWGSKLAWLILAGFIIVLTSFIIVVNILTA
- a CDS encoding GntR family transcriptional regulator; this translates as MLWSVDFSSDIPIYRQLADQIISFIAEKKLRPGDKLPSIRELSGDLGINLHTVNKAYKLLADDGFLVMTPSGVFVNASGIPAPDLAFYKKLDYELERMAAICIARGVEKAELIKRLDEQWSKKDIK